GGCCGGCGCCGCCTTGAAGGCATCGCGCCGGTGCACCAGCGTCAGCGTGCGCACGATCGGTTGCAGGCTCAGCGTCCAGTCCAGCGCCGAATCGCCGCCGCCGACGATGACCACATCCTGGTCGCGGAAATCCTCCATCTTGCGGACGGCGTAGAACACCGACTTGTTCTCATATTGCTCGATCCCCTGCACCGGCGGGCGCTTGGGCTGGAACGAGCCGCCGCCGGCGGCGATCACCACGACCTTGGTGAAGAAGGTTTCGTCGGCATCGGTCTCTAGCTTGAACGAGCCGTCTTCCAGCTTCTCGATGGAATTGACCATGCGCGAGAAATGAAATTCCGGCGCGAACGGCGCGATCTGCGCCATCAGATTGTCGGTCAATTGCTGGCCGGTGATGACCGGGAAGCCGGGAATGTCATAGATCGGCTTTTCCGGATAAAGTTCGGCGCACTGCCCGCCGGGGCGATCCAGGATGTCGATGAAATGACATTTGACGTCGAGCAGCCCGAGTTCGAAGGCTGCGAACAGCCCGCAGGGCCCCGCGCCAATGACGACGACATCGGTATTGATCTCAGTGCTCATCTTTCAAAGTCCATGCTAACCAGGGCTCCTCGTTCGCCCTGGCATCATTCCCGCCAAGGCGGAAACCTCTGTTATCGGGAAACAGGTTCCCGCCTTGGCGGGAATGACCCTGTGATAATATGATTGATGTGATCCACTTACCCTAGGAGACGCGCCGAAGGAAGGGGCGAGTGCCCAGCGGAACTTCGTCGAGGCCCACCGGCTGGTAGAAAAGCGCCACTTCCGGCAGGCGGTTTTCGATCAGCGCCGCGCGCGTCGGCTCGTGATTCACCACCAGCGCGTTAAAGCCGCAGCGGCGCATATGCGGAATCTGATCCTGCAAGACATCGCCTAAAGCTCTGATTTCGCCGGCATATCGGTAACGCTCCACCAGCAGCCGCGCCGTCGAATAGCCGCGCCCATCGGTAAAGGCCGGGAACAGGATTGCTATCGAGGCGAAACGCGACAGATCGTCCGCCACATCCTCGACCTTGTCGCCCGGGGTCACCAAGACGCCAATCGGGTGCGGATTGGCCAGGAATTCGGCCCGATTGGCCAGGAACGCCGGCAGCGGCACGTGCACATAGCGCGCCTGCGCCGGATCGGCGCCTTCTTCCCAGCTCTTGAACGGGTCGGCGATGAAAGCCCCGTCTTTCCAGAGATTATGGCGGGCAGCGGCATTCATCGGCGAGGCAATGGCTCCGTTGAAATCGTAATGGATGCCGCATTCCTTCTTGTTCAGGCCGCGCCATCGTCCGGCGCGCGGATCCTCGCCCTCGGCGACGATCGAGGTGCAGGGCGCGCAGCCAATGGACTTGTAGCCTTTGGCATAGAGCGGATGCTCCGGCAAGTTGTGCTTCTGGCGGTATTCGATGACATCGGCATCCGAGAAATAGGCCAGCGGATTGACCTTGACGCGGTCGTCGCTGGTCAGCTCGAAATGCGGCAGCACGCCGCGCTCCCTAGTCTGGTAGCGCTTGCGGCCGGTGACCCAGCCGCCATATTGCTCGGTGACCGGCTCCAGCGGCTCGGTCTTGCGGATATGGCAGCACGAATCCGGGTCGGTCTCCCAAAGATCGCCATGGGGATCGAACCGCTTCACATCTTCGGGATCGGGATGGATGGCGTGAATATTGATCAGCCCGAACTGCTGTTTCAGCGTCTCGACATAGGCCAGCGTTTCCGGGAAATGCTGGCCGGTTTCGAGGAAATAGACCGGCATGGACGGGTCCACCTGCGCCACCATATGCAGCAGCACCGCGGAATCGGCGCCGAACGAGGAGACGATGGCCAGGTCACCCGGCAACACCTCGCTCACCGCATAGCGCAGCACCCCAACGGCATCCATCTCGTCGAACATGCCATTGAGCGCCAGAATGCCGAGCGCCCGCAATTTGTCATTGGCGACCGGCGCCGGGGCGAGCTTAGGCATGGCCATGGCGGCCTCCTGTTCTTCTCCCTCTCGGGGAGAAGGTGGCGCGCAGCGCCGGATGAGGGGGATGCTTCAGCGCGAATGGCGAAATCCCCCTCACCGCCTCGGCTCCGCCGAACCACCTTTCCCCGAGGGGGAGAGGAATGGAGGCATCGAGCCAGCTGTTACCCATTCCCATACAACGCCTCTTTGAACGGCGCCTCGCCCAGCCGGCGATAGGCCGCGAGGAAGGTTTCTTCCTCGCCCTGGCGCTGGGCGATATAGAAGTCGACCAGTTTCTCGATGGCGCCCGGCACCTGCTCGGCTTCGAATCCCGGCCCGATGATCTTGCCCACCGCCGCACTCTCGGTGGCGTCGCCACCAAGCGTGATCTGGTACAATTCGCCACCCTTTTTCTCGACGCCGAGAATGCCGATATGGCCCACATGGTGGTGCCCGCAGGCATTGATGCAGCCGGAAATCTTGATCTTGAGATCGCCGATGTCCTGCTGCCGCTGCGGCTCGGCGAATGTCTTGGAGATTTCCTGTGCGATCGGGATCGAGCGGGCATTGGCCAGGGCGCAGAAATCCAGCCCCGGGCAGCAGATCATGTCGGTGATCTGGTTGTTATTGCCTTCCGCCAGCCCATTAGCCACCAGCACGTCATAGACCGCGCGCAGATCGCGCACCGCCACATGCGGCAGAACCAGGTTCTGCTCATGGGTCACGCGTAATTCGTCATGGGAATAGGTCTCGGCCAGGTCGGCCACCACATCCATCTGCAGATCGGTGGCGTCCCCGGGCGCGCCACCCACCGGCTTCAGTGAAATCGTCACCGAGGC
This genomic stretch from Devosia sp. YIM 151766 harbors:
- a CDS encoding NAD(P)/FAD-dependent oxidoreductase — its product is MSTEINTDVVVIGAGPCGLFAAFELGLLDVKCHFIDILDRPGGQCAELYPEKPIYDIPGFPVITGQQLTDNLMAQIAPFAPEFHFSRMVNSIEKLEDGSFKLETDADETFFTKVVVIAAGGGSFQPKRPPVQGIEQYENKSVFYAVRKMEDFRDQDVVIVGGGDSALDWTLSLQPIVRTLTLVHRRDAFKAAPASVNKMKELVAEGKVNFQLGQIAKLDGEDGQINHVHLTTDAGDLSIPATRLLPFFGLTMKLGPVADWGLELNDNTIVVDTEKFETSVPGIFAIGDINYYPGKLKLILSGFHEAALMAQAAKAIVSPGERIVFQYTTSSTKLQKKLGVA
- a CDS encoding phosphoadenylyl-sulfate reductase gives rise to the protein MAMPKLAPAPVANDKLRALGILALNGMFDEMDAVGVLRYAVSEVLPGDLAIVSSFGADSAVLLHMVAQVDPSMPVYFLETGQHFPETLAYVETLKQQFGLINIHAIHPDPEDVKRFDPHGDLWETDPDSCCHIRKTEPLEPVTEQYGGWVTGRKRYQTRERGVLPHFELTSDDRVKVNPLAYFSDADVIEYRQKHNLPEHPLYAKGYKSIGCAPCTSIVAEGEDPRAGRWRGLNKKECGIHYDFNGAIASPMNAAARHNLWKDGAFIADPFKSWEEGADPAQARYVHVPLPAFLANRAEFLANPHPIGVLVTPGDKVEDVADDLSRFASIAILFPAFTDGRGYSTARLLVERYRYAGEIRALGDVLQDQIPHMRRCGFNALVVNHEPTRAALIENRLPEVALFYQPVGLDEVPLGTRPFLRRVS